A genomic window from Antedon mediterranea chromosome 4, ecAntMedi1.1, whole genome shotgun sequence includes:
- the LOC140047543 gene encoding E3 ubiquitin-protein ligase XIAP-like encodes MARSGFYYTGVGDCVECFCCRGRLKGLKSGDDVEQEHERLYPHCGYLPSRRNAYRVDDSTTNKQTSSSSSMVLKMCYPKFADLHERRRTFARWKIPAAGRIAEAGFFAIDVEAGRACYNCAIVLDFRSTDERCDPLFEHASFYPFCDLLIRTKDGWKEKEKEEEEEEEEKKKGDVWKNKATSAITVACLLEKEMKRKPVQQVIEMGYTIDSVENVVLQKLKEGKHFDSVVQLFDAVTTQLAQKEDGEKSAEVVAKPPAHASDSKDKSIVDLRSKVTQLLDQRLCKVCMEQDSNICFLPCGHISACESCGRQLSECPICRGVIDTQTKIFLA; translated from the exons ATGGCTCGCTCCGGATTCTACTACACCGGAGTCGGCGACTGCGTTGAATGCTTCTGTTGCCGCGGTCGACTGAAAGGATTGAAATCTGGAGATGACGTGGAACAAGAACACGAGAGACTTTACCCGCACTGCGGGTACTTGCCGTCACGTCGCAACGCCTACCGGGTCGACGACAGCACCACGAACAAACAaacgtcgtcgtcgtcgtcgatGGTTCTAAAAATGTGCTACCCTAAATTCGCCGACTTGCACGAAAGACGACGGACATTTGCACGCTGGAAGATCCCTGCGGCAGGCAGAATTGCAGAAGCCGGGTTCTTCGCGATCGACGTCGAGGCGGGTCGTGCGTGCTACAACTGTGCCATCGTGCTGGACTTCCGGTCGACCGATGAAAGATGCGACCCGTTGTTCGAGCATGCAAGCTTTTATCCGTTTTGCGACCTGTTGATTCGGACTAAAG ATGGGTGGAAAGAGAaggaaaaagaagaagaagaagaagaagaagagaagAAAAAAGGAGACGTATGGAAAAACAAGGCAACGTCTGCCATCACCGTCGCCTGTCTATTGGAAAAGGAGATGAAACGTAAACCCGTCCAGCAGGTCATAGAGATGGGCTACACCATCGACTCCGTGGAAAACGTTGTGCTGCAAAAATTGAAAGAAGGCAAACATTTCGATTCTGTCGTGCAGTTGTTCGACGCTGTGACGACCCAACTCGCTCAGAAAGAGGACGGCGAAAAAAGTGCGGAGGTAGTGGCAAAGCCGCCTGCCCACGCTTCCGACTCGAAAGATAAGAGCATCGTCGATTTACGTTCTAAGGTGACGCAACTTCTAGATCAACGTCTTTGCAAGGTGTGCATGGAACAGGATTCGAACATTTGTTTTCTTCCCTGCGGTCACATTTCAGCCTGCGAATCTTGCGGCCGACAGCTTTCCGAGTGTCCGATCTGCAGAGGCGTTATCGACACACAAACGAAAATCTTTCTGGCTTGA